A window from Streptomyces sp. NBC_00271 encodes these proteins:
- a CDS encoding alanine racemase, giving the protein MLEQLPEGLVTPALVVDADVLDRNIARMAEAARTGGFALRPHAKSHKCAEIAGRQLRAGARGLSVATLSEAEAFAAAGVDDLFIAYPLWPDESRARRLRRLADVVALRVGVDSVAAARRLGDAVRGSDRAVEVLVEVDCGTARTGVPAADAGRVARAASDAGLSVLGAFTFPGHGYGHDPEARERAARDEERALSEAAEALRELGLEPRVLSGGSTPTAGRWRPGPVDELRPGVYVFNDAQQLAMGCCGVDDLALAAASTVISVPAPDRFVLDAGSKVLGADRSAWVTGHGYLPRYPAATITALWEHHAVVHLPEGVPAPRLGAVLAVVPNHVCQPVNLADELVIARQGVELDRWRVAARGANT; this is encoded by the coding sequence ATGCTTGAGCAACTGCCCGAAGGGCTCGTCACGCCCGCGCTGGTCGTGGACGCCGACGTACTGGACCGGAACATCGCCCGCATGGCCGAGGCCGCCAGGACCGGCGGCTTCGCTCTCCGGCCGCACGCCAAGAGCCACAAGTGCGCGGAGATCGCGGGGCGGCAGCTCCGGGCGGGTGCGCGCGGACTGTCGGTGGCGACCCTGAGCGAGGCGGAGGCGTTCGCGGCGGCGGGCGTGGACGACCTGTTCATCGCCTATCCGCTCTGGCCGGACGAGAGCAGGGCGCGGCGCCTGCGCCGACTGGCCGACGTGGTCGCGCTGCGGGTCGGCGTCGACTCGGTGGCGGCGGCGCGGCGGCTGGGGGACGCGGTGCGGGGGAGTGACCGCGCGGTGGAGGTCCTGGTCGAGGTGGACTGCGGGACGGCACGGACCGGGGTGCCGGCCGCGGACGCGGGCCGGGTGGCCCGCGCCGCGTCGGACGCCGGGCTGAGCGTGCTCGGCGCGTTCACCTTCCCCGGACACGGGTACGGCCATGACCCCGAGGCCCGGGAGCGGGCAGCCCGCGACGAGGAGCGGGCCCTGTCCGAGGCGGCGGAGGCTCTGCGCGAACTGGGCCTGGAACCTCGGGTGTTGAGCGGTGGCTCGACTCCGACGGCGGGTCGCTGGCGCCCCGGCCCGGTCGACGAACTCCGTCCCGGTGTCTACGTCTTCAACGACGCCCAGCAACTGGCCATGGGCTGCTGCGGCGTCGACGACCTGGCCCTCGCGGCCGCCTCGACGGTCATCAGTGTCCCCGCCCCGGACCGTTTCGTCCTCGACGCGGGCAGCAAGGTCCTCGGTGCGGACCGCTCCGCGTGGGTGACCGGCCACGGCTATCTCCCGCGGTACCCCGCGGCCACGATCACCGCCCTCTGGGAGCACCACGCGGTGGTCCACCTCCCGGAAGGCGTACCCGCCCCCCGCCTCGGCGCGGTACTCGCCGTCGTTCCCAACCACGTCTGCCAGCCGGTGAACCTCGCGGACGAGCTGGTGATCGCCCGACAGGGCGTGGAACTGGACCGCTGGCGGGTGGCGGCACGCGGCGCCAACACCTGA
- a CDS encoding TetR/AcrR family transcriptional regulator encodes MARAGLTADRVVEAAADLADEVGFENVTLSALARRFGVKDASLYSHVKNLQDLRTRVALLAAGEMIDGIATAVAGRAGKDALVAFAGAYRTYALAHPGRYAATHTPVDPAVGAASDAFRRTAEITYGMLHAYGLSEPDLTDAVRLLRSTFHGFCALEAIGGFHAARDVQTSWERALDGLHTALEHWPRSERKEEDHA; translated from the coding sequence ATGGCCCGTGCCGGGCTCACGGCCGACCGTGTCGTCGAGGCCGCGGCCGATCTCGCCGACGAGGTCGGGTTCGAGAACGTCACCCTGTCCGCGCTGGCGCGCCGATTCGGGGTGAAGGACGCGAGCCTGTACTCGCACGTCAAGAACCTGCAGGATCTGCGGACGCGGGTCGCGCTGCTGGCCGCGGGCGAGATGATCGACGGGATCGCCACGGCGGTCGCGGGGCGGGCCGGCAAGGACGCCCTCGTCGCCTTCGCGGGCGCCTACCGGACGTACGCGCTCGCTCACCCCGGCCGCTACGCCGCCACGCACACCCCGGTCGACCCCGCCGTCGGGGCCGCGTCCGACGCGTTCCGGCGTACCGCCGAGATCACCTACGGCATGCTCCACGCGTACGGCCTGTCCGAGCCGGACCTCACCGACGCCGTACGGCTGTTGCGCAGCACCTTCCATGGTTTCTGCGCTCTGGAGGCGATCGGCGGCTTTCACGCCGCCAGGGACGTGCAGACCTCGTGGGAGCGGGCCCTCGACGGCCTGCACACGGCCCTGGAGCACTGGCCACGGAGCGAGCGGAAGGAAGAGGATCATGCGTGA
- a CDS encoding ATP-binding protein: MQGDIRAQEPVTVRTFTQLFSCTPRGARLARRLVANRMDVWGFAYDSAANEDVSLVVAELAANAVRHGSVRGRSFRVRLVLREGVVRVEVADGRTERLPVLREPDGEGGRGLVIVAALAERWGVEPRIGMAYKVVWAELLAGLGG, encoded by the coding sequence ATGCAAGGAGACATCCGGGCCCAAGAACCGGTCACCGTACGTACGTTCACGCAGCTCTTCAGCTGCACGCCGCGAGGCGCCCGGCTCGCGCGGCGGCTGGTCGCGAACCGGATGGACGTGTGGGGATTCGCGTACGACAGTGCGGCGAACGAAGACGTGAGCCTGGTCGTGGCCGAGCTGGCCGCGAACGCCGTACGGCACGGGAGCGTGCGCGGGCGCAGCTTCCGCGTACGGCTGGTGCTGCGCGAAGGCGTCGTACGCGTGGAGGTCGCCGACGGGCGCACCGAGCGGCTGCCGGTGCTGCGGGAGCCGGACGGCGAAGGCGGGCGCGGGCTGGTGATCGTCGCGGCGCTGGCCGAGCGGTGGGGTGTGGAGCCCCGGATCGGGATGGCGTACAAGGTGGTGTGGGCGGAGCTACTGGCGGGCCTGGGTGGGTAG
- a CDS encoding GlxA family transcriptional regulator translates to MSRHSHTVAVIAFDAVQLLDVSGPVEVFTTANRYGAHYDVRVVSPTGAGVVTSSGLVLGVNGSVSSLPRRIGTLLVPGRRDWRAAVGDTDLVESVRHLTDRAERVTSVCAGAFVLAATGVLDGRRAATHWELAPDLAAAFPGIRVESDPLFVRDGHVVTSAGVTAGIDLALSLVEEDWGAEVARSVARQLVVFMARPGGQAQFSTRLLSCQPRHSAVRRVLDHVSADPSAEHTLDSLAAVSGVSARHLGRLFRTEIGMSPGQYVESSRVEAAQALLEGGSGTVEEVAQQAGFGSSESLRRVFQHTFGVSPTVYRARFRSTAGSRRIVAA, encoded by the coding sequence GTGTCCCGCCACAGTCACACGGTCGCCGTCATCGCCTTCGACGCCGTCCAGCTCCTGGATGTCTCCGGCCCGGTCGAGGTCTTCACGACCGCCAATCGCTACGGTGCGCACTACGACGTCCGCGTCGTCTCACCCACCGGTGCCGGCGTCGTCACCTCATCGGGACTGGTGCTCGGCGTCAACGGCTCGGTTTCCTCGCTGCCCCGCCGGATCGGCACCCTGCTGGTCCCGGGGAGGAGGGACTGGCGGGCGGCCGTCGGCGACACGGACCTGGTGGAGTCGGTCAGGCACCTGACCGATCGGGCCGAGCGCGTGACCTCCGTGTGCGCGGGGGCGTTCGTTCTCGCCGCGACCGGTGTCCTGGACGGTCGGCGCGCCGCCACGCACTGGGAGCTCGCCCCGGACCTGGCGGCCGCCTTCCCAGGGATACGGGTGGAGAGCGATCCTCTCTTCGTCCGGGACGGCCACGTCGTCACATCGGCCGGCGTCACGGCGGGCATCGACCTCGCGCTGTCCCTGGTCGAAGAGGACTGGGGGGCCGAGGTGGCGCGCAGCGTGGCCAGGCAACTGGTCGTCTTCATGGCCAGGCCCGGCGGACAGGCCCAGTTCAGCACCCGACTGCTCTCATGTCAGCCTCGGCACTCGGCGGTGAGACGCGTACTGGATCACGTCAGTGCGGACCCTTCGGCCGAGCACACCCTCGACTCCTTGGCCGCTGTGAGCGGGGTGAGCGCCCGACACCTGGGGCGGCTCTTCCGTACCGAGATCGGCATGTCTCCCGGCCAATATGTCGAATCCAGCAGGGTCGAAGCCGCTCAAGCTCTCCTCGAAGGGGGCAGCGGCACGGTGGAGGAAGTGGCGCAGCAGGCCGGATTCGGCTCCTCGGAGTCCCTGCGCCGAGTCTTTCAGCACACCTTCGGTGTCTCTCCCACCGTGTACCGCGCCCGCTTCCGAAGCACCGCGGGCAGTCGCCGCATCGTGGCGGCCTGA
- a CDS encoding MFS transporter has product MTTSPDLHTARRRYVTACALFWLPAGLTIAPLILLFTERGMTMAAIAGFFAAHSLTAAALELPTGGLSDVLGRRAVLAAAGLLNLTALTLQALGTTAWVLTLGMVLMGTARALSSGPAEAWYVDTVHAHAGPDADLRTGLARGGSATSAALAIGTLLGGALPWLLGLGPDLGARLDAATSGLVLPLSVPLLLGAVVEVVFVLYVLTALREPPRAKTTLRDVLHGIPATVVGGLRLGARDALVRRVFLSAGATGCALAALELLTPGRAAALTGATESGAVLYAVIACLGFVSSGVGSHLAPLTARLAGSGERAVLVSLGAGASGLLLLGATAVSTAPFAMVLAAGGYALVYLGIGAAAPSENELLHRRVPSAGRATALSVQSLALQLVGALSGLVVGVLPAGPLPWLLGGAVLLAGAVLWIQRDRSTPSREANSTNAVQVVGERAS; this is encoded by the coding sequence ATGACCACGTCGCCGGACTTACACACCGCCCGCCGCCGTTACGTCACGGCCTGCGCTCTCTTCTGGCTGCCCGCGGGGCTGACCATCGCTCCCCTCATCCTGCTCTTCACCGAGCGGGGCATGACCATGGCCGCCATCGCGGGCTTCTTCGCCGCCCACTCCCTCACCGCCGCCGCGCTCGAACTCCCCACCGGAGGACTCTCCGACGTACTCGGCCGCCGCGCCGTCCTGGCCGCCGCCGGGCTGCTGAACCTGACCGCCCTGACCCTCCAGGCCCTGGGCACCACCGCCTGGGTCCTCACCCTCGGCATGGTCCTCATGGGCACGGCCCGCGCCCTGTCCAGCGGCCCCGCCGAAGCCTGGTACGTCGACACCGTCCACGCCCACGCCGGCCCCGACGCCGACCTCCGTACGGGACTCGCCCGCGGCGGCTCCGCGACCTCCGCCGCGCTCGCCATCGGCACGCTCCTCGGCGGCGCCCTGCCCTGGCTCCTCGGACTCGGCCCCGACCTCGGGGCCCGACTGGACGCGGCGACCTCCGGGCTCGTACTGCCCCTCTCCGTCCCGCTGCTCCTCGGCGCGGTGGTGGAGGTCGTCTTCGTGCTGTACGTCCTGACCGCCCTGCGCGAGCCGCCTCGCGCGAAGACCACCCTCCGCGACGTCCTCCACGGCATCCCGGCCACCGTCGTGGGCGGACTGCGGCTGGGCGCACGGGACGCGCTCGTCCGGCGCGTGTTCCTCAGCGCCGGGGCCACCGGCTGCGCCCTGGCCGCGCTCGAACTCCTCACCCCCGGCCGCGCCGCCGCCCTCACCGGCGCCACGGAGTCCGGCGCCGTCCTCTACGCCGTCATCGCCTGCCTCGGCTTCGTCAGTTCCGGCGTCGGCAGCCACCTCGCTCCGCTCACGGCCCGGCTCGCGGGCAGCGGCGAGCGCGCGGTCCTGGTGAGCCTCGGCGCCGGGGCGAGCGGGCTGCTTCTGCTCGGCGCCACGGCGGTGTCCACGGCGCCGTTCGCCATGGTCCTCGCCGCCGGCGGTTACGCCCTCGTCTACCTCGGCATCGGCGCGGCGGCGCCCAGCGAGAACGAGCTCCTGCACCGCCGTGTCCCCAGCGCCGGGCGCGCCACGGCGTTGTCCGTCCAGTCCCTGGCCCTCCAACTCGTGGGGGCGCTCAGTGGTCTGGTCGTCGGGGTGCTTCCGGCAGGGCCGCTGCCGTGGCTACTTGGGGGTGCCGTGCTGCTGGCGGGCGCCGTGCTGTGGATTCAGCGGGACCGGTCCACGCCCTCGCGCGAGGCGAACTCCACGAACGCGGTCCAGGTGGTGGGGGAGAGGGCGAGTTGA
- a CDS encoding DUF397 domain-containing protein: MSTTTTELAWFKSTYSGSQGDDCVEVALSWRKSTYSSGSQGDCVEVATCPTTIHIRDSKHTPGPQLALSPTTWTAFVEFASREGVDRSR, from the coding sequence ATGAGCACCACCACAACCGAACTCGCCTGGTTCAAGAGCACCTACAGCGGCTCCCAAGGCGACGACTGCGTCGAAGTAGCCCTCTCCTGGCGCAAGTCGACCTACAGCAGCGGCAGTCAGGGCGATTGCGTCGAGGTCGCCACCTGCCCCACCACCATCCACATCCGCGACTCCAAGCACACCCCCGGCCCTCAACTCGCCCTCTCCCCCACCACCTGGACCGCGTTCGTGGAGTTCGCCTCGCGCGAGGGCGTGGACCGGTCCCGCTGA
- a CDS encoding PHP domain-containing protein, producing MGHGHHHHGHQHDHSHGHDHGHGQESESLPAAFDASVPDEALTPEQQSRRSLLRRAGLLGAGLAAGGVLAQGAAAPAYASSATSGRRRNGFLWLSGDHHIHTQYSSDGKYRVGDQVRQGARHGLDWMVITDHGSETHAKIGVDKVNPDIKEAREEYEDTLVFQGLEWNIPGAEHGTVFVHPGNNEVSVLKAFETSYDGSVTGTSGSSPANEALAVAGLNFLAEQVQRRKVKDALMLANHPARRGVDSPHEIRDWRDATGSGRQIAVGFEGAPGHQAAGIATPLGMGRARGIYDNNPSADSFAGYPLESYRTWGGFDWMTATVGGLWDSLLAEGKPWWITANSDSHQVYTDTAVRGGPDSDFTANGRHTDPVYGGKIDVTQGDYWPGQYSRTHVGADGFSYAAVMDGIRAGRVWVDHGQLISGLDARVAGGSRWATLGGALHVKKGQKVTLTVDIALADGPNWAGFVPKLARVDVIQGDVTGAVADKDTFTAPTAKVVRSYEVNKSTGVVRLSYSLGAVDRPVYVRLRGTDGNRSSTGLMGAAVDPAGPAVDVVGDADPWKDLWFYSNPVWILPS from the coding sequence ATGGGGCACGGGCATCACCACCACGGTCACCAGCACGACCACAGTCACGGTCACGACCACGGTCACGGCCAGGAGAGTGAGTCGCTTCCCGCCGCGTTCGACGCCTCCGTGCCCGACGAGGCCCTGACCCCCGAGCAGCAGTCGCGCCGCTCGCTGCTGCGCCGCGCGGGGCTGCTCGGCGCGGGACTCGCTGCCGGTGGCGTCCTCGCGCAGGGGGCGGCGGCACCGGCGTACGCCTCCAGCGCCACGAGCGGTCGCAGACGGAACGGGTTCCTCTGGCTGTCCGGTGACCACCACATCCACACCCAGTACAGCAGCGACGGCAAGTACCGCGTCGGCGACCAGGTCCGGCAGGGCGCCCGGCACGGTCTGGACTGGATGGTCATCACCGACCACGGCAGCGAGACGCACGCCAAGATCGGTGTGGACAAGGTCAACCCGGACATCAAGGAGGCCCGGGAGGAGTACGAGGACACGCTCGTCTTCCAGGGGCTGGAGTGGAACATACCCGGCGCCGAGCACGGCACCGTGTTCGTTCACCCCGGCAACAACGAGGTCAGCGTCCTCAAGGCGTTCGAGACGTCCTACGACGGCAGCGTGACGGGGACCAGCGGGTCCTCGCCCGCCAACGAGGCGCTCGCCGTCGCGGGCCTCAACTTCCTCGCGGAGCAGGTGCAGCGGCGCAAGGTCAAGGACGCGCTGATGCTCGCCAACCACCCGGCGCGGCGCGGTGTCGACTCGCCGCACGAGATCCGCGACTGGCGCGACGCGACCGGCTCGGGCCGTCAGATCGCCGTCGGCTTCGAGGGCGCGCCGGGCCACCAGGCGGCGGGCATCGCCACGCCGCTGGGCATGGGGCGCGCCCGGGGCATCTACGACAACAACCCGAGTGCCGACTCCTTCGCCGGCTACCCGCTGGAGAGCTACCGCACCTGGGGCGGCTTCGACTGGATGACCGCCACGGTCGGCGGCCTGTGGGACAGCCTCCTCGCCGAGGGCAAGCCTTGGTGGATCACCGCCAACTCCGACTCCCATCAGGTGTACACGGACACCGCCGTCCGCGGCGGCCCGGACAGTGACTTCACCGCCAACGGCAGGCACACCGACCCGGTCTACGGCGGCAAGATCGACGTCACCCAGGGCGACTACTGGCCCGGCCAGTACAGCCGTACCCACGTCGGTGCCGACGGCTTCTCGTACGCCGCCGTCATGGACGGGATCCGCGCCGGGCGCGTGTGGGTCGACCACGGGCAGCTCATCAGCGGACTCGACGCGCGGGTGGCGGGTGGCAGCCGCTGGGCGACCCTCGGCGGCGCGCTGCACGTCAAGAAGGGGCAGAAGGTCACGCTGACGGTCGACATCGCGCTCGCCGACGGACCCAACTGGGCAGGTTTCGTACCGAAGTTGGCCCGCGTGGACGTCATCCAGGGCGATGTCACGGGCGCCGTCGCGGACAAGGACACCTTCACCGCGCCGACCGCGAAGGTCGTCCGGTCGTACGAGGTGAACAAGTCCACGGGCGTGGTGCGTCTGTCGTACTCCCTCGGGGCGGTCGACCGCCCGGTGTACGTCCGGCTGCGCGGCACCGACGGCAACCGTTCCTCCACCGGCCTGATGGGCGCGGCGGTCGACCCGGCGGGCCCGGCCGTGGACGTCGTCGGCGACGCGGACCCGTGGAAGGACCTGTGGTTCTACTCCAACCCGGTGTGGATCCTGCCGTCGTGA
- a CDS encoding helix-turn-helix domain-containing protein encodes MTNSTTNEPEPSDSLKTFGLVHKACRKRAGLTQEEFAPLVGYQPSTVASIEQGRRLPPRAYVERAEEVLDAFGVLRAAAKYATRQPGLASWFREWAELEEQAVTLHTYECRVVPGLLQTDTYARAVIWSVPPLPTEEQVEQRVAARLARQELLSARSEPPTAFSFIIEQAVLDRRTGGDDVTRELIDHLLEVNNSHWNVELQLMPRQQNTHAGLDGPVQLLETPENEWFAYSEGQQTGVLISDRKHISLIQQRYAKMRSQALTPEDSASLLREMRGAL; translated from the coding sequence ATGACCAACAGCACCACGAACGAGCCCGAACCGTCGGACAGTCTGAAGACGTTCGGCCTGGTCCACAAGGCCTGCCGCAAGCGGGCGGGGCTGACGCAGGAGGAGTTCGCTCCCCTCGTGGGGTACCAGCCGTCCACGGTGGCGTCGATCGAACAGGGGAGACGACTGCCGCCGCGGGCGTATGTGGAGCGGGCGGAGGAGGTGTTGGATGCGTTCGGTGTGCTGCGGGCGGCAGCGAAGTACGCTACGCGGCAGCCGGGTTTGGCTTCCTGGTTCCGCGAGTGGGCGGAGCTGGAGGAGCAGGCGGTCACTCTGCACACGTACGAATGCCGCGTCGTTCCGGGCCTGTTGCAGACCGATACGTACGCCCGGGCGGTGATCTGGAGCGTGCCGCCGCTGCCCACCGAGGAACAGGTCGAGCAACGTGTGGCCGCGCGGCTGGCCCGTCAGGAGTTACTCAGCGCGCGCAGCGAGCCCCCGACTGCGTTCAGCTTCATCATCGAGCAGGCTGTGCTGGATCGCCGCACTGGCGGGGACGACGTCACGCGGGAGCTGATTGACCACCTACTGGAGGTCAACAACAGCCACTGGAATGTCGAGTTGCAGCTGATGCCCCGCCAGCAGAATACGCACGCAGGTCTCGACGGTCCTGTACAGCTGTTGGAGACCCCTGAGAACGAGTGGTTCGCCTACTCGGAGGGCCAGCAGACCGGGGTTCTCATCTCCGACCGGAAACACATCAGCTTGATCCAGCAGCGGTATGCCAAGATGCGCTCACAGGCTCTCACGCCCGAAGATTCCGCGAGCCTGCTCCGGGAGATGCGAGGAGCGCTATGA
- a CDS encoding ArsR/SmtB family transcription factor produces MVSDEHKRVLDPERDAGALKALTHPLRIRLLGMLRQDGPATASELAVRTGESSASTSYHLRVLAKYAFVAEAAHRDGRERRWQAVHSVTSWSNKAMEDSPASRDFVSLSRRRQIEHLEASLVRYEADVAEGRLGQEWVEPSGITDLMPRLTPESLSELWEMIDRKLEELAARDAQDPRAERVVFVAAGLPLATRGPDAEPGRDEPGRDEPGGEEPGTAGSGTEGGSGS; encoded by the coding sequence ATGGTCAGCGACGAGCACAAACGCGTACTCGATCCCGAGCGGGACGCCGGGGCCCTGAAGGCCCTCACGCACCCTCTGCGTATCCGGCTGCTCGGGATGTTGCGACAGGACGGTCCGGCCACCGCGAGTGAACTCGCGGTCAGGACGGGGGAGTCGTCCGCGTCCACCAGCTATCACCTGCGGGTTCTGGCGAAGTACGCGTTCGTCGCCGAGGCCGCGCACCGGGACGGGCGGGAGCGCCGCTGGCAGGCGGTGCACTCCGTGACCTCCTGGAGCAACAAGGCCATGGAGGACTCTCCGGCCAGTCGCGACTTCGTGAGCCTGTCGCGCAGGCGCCAGATCGAGCACCTGGAGGCGTCGCTCGTACGGTACGAGGCGGATGTCGCCGAAGGGCGGTTGGGCCAGGAGTGGGTCGAGCCGTCCGGGATCACCGACCTGATGCCCCGTCTGACTCCCGAATCGCTCTCCGAACTCTGGGAGATGATCGACCGGAAGCTGGAGGAACTGGCCGCGCGCGACGCGCAGGATCCGCGGGCCGAGCGGGTCGTGTTCGTCGCCGCGGGGCTGCCGCTGGCGACGCGCGGGCCGGACGCGGAGCCGGGAAGAGACGAGCCGGGAAGAGACGAGCCGGGAGGAGAGGAGCCGGGTACGGCGGGGTCGGGGACCGAGGGTGGTTCCGGGTCATGA
- a CDS encoding HD domain-containing protein: protein MGIDRAGAANVDVPATKPAREATELIRDTTSELIYHHSRRVYFFGSLQGRNRGLSFDPELLYIAAMFHDVGLGETFRDSGRRFEVDGADEARRFLQAHGIPEDSVRRVWTAIALHTTPGIPEFMEPEVALVTAGVEYDVLGIGYDAIPEADRAEIVALHPRPDFKHGILQAFHDGIRRKPETTFGNVKADVLEHFDPDFQRGDFVRTILDSPWKE, encoded by the coding sequence ATGGGAATCGATCGTGCTGGGGCGGCGAACGTGGACGTGCCTGCGACGAAGCCGGCCCGAGAGGCGACGGAGCTGATCCGTGACACCACGAGTGAGCTCATCTACCACCACTCGCGCCGGGTGTACTTCTTCGGCAGCCTGCAGGGGCGCAACCGCGGCCTGAGTTTCGACCCGGAGCTCCTCTACATCGCCGCCATGTTCCACGACGTGGGCCTGGGTGAGACCTTCCGTGACAGCGGCCGCCGCTTCGAAGTGGACGGCGCCGACGAAGCGAGGCGGTTCCTGCAGGCGCACGGGATTCCGGAGGACAGTGTCCGCCGCGTGTGGACGGCGATCGCCCTGCACACCACTCCCGGGATACCGGAGTTCATGGAGCCGGAGGTGGCCCTGGTCACCGCCGGGGTGGAGTACGACGTACTGGGCATCGGATACGACGCAATCCCGGAGGCGGACCGGGCCGAGATCGTGGCCCTGCACCCCCGCCCCGACTTCAAGCACGGGATCCTGCAGGCGTTCCACGACGGTATCCGCCGCAAGCCGGAGACGACGTTCGGCAACGTGAAGGCCGACGTTCTGGAGCACTTCGACCCGGACTTCCAGCGCGGTGACTTCGTCCGTACGATCCTCGACTCACCCTGGAAGGAGTAG
- a CDS encoding CAP domain-containing protein — protein MRTKSNRIRRVCVAACAAPLLVLTGAAAAGAAATVTVPAAVPRALQTSPGEVLQLVNAEREKANCPALHENAQLTHAAKVFADDAAKNNITTHTGSDGSSPQQRIKDAGYNAGPSAENMSWGDTSAKQVVDGWMGSGGHKGNIVNCSFKDTGVAVSGKYTVQLFAAPG, from the coding sequence GTGCGAACCAAGAGCAATCGAATACGTCGTGTCTGCGTTGCCGCGTGTGCGGCCCCTCTGCTGGTGCTCACCGGGGCGGCCGCCGCAGGCGCCGCGGCGACGGTCACCGTCCCCGCCGCCGTGCCGCGCGCCCTGCAGACCTCGCCCGGCGAGGTCCTGCAACTGGTCAACGCCGAACGCGAAAAGGCCAACTGCCCCGCACTCCACGAGAACGCGCAGCTGACCCACGCCGCCAAGGTCTTCGCGGACGACGCCGCCAAGAACAACATCACCACGCACACAGGCTCCGACGGCTCCTCGCCGCAACAGCGCATCAAGGACGCCGGCTACAACGCGGGGCCTTCAGCGGAGAACATGTCCTGGGGTGACACCAGCGCCAAGCAGGTCGTCGACGGCTGGATGGGCAGCGGGGGCCACAAGGGCAACATCGTCAACTGCTCGTTCAAGGACACCGGCGTTGCCGTCAGCGGAAAGTACACAGTGCAGCTCTTCGCGGCGCCAGGTTGA
- a CDS encoding alpha/beta hydrolase translates to MRDRHYDQRYDGHYDVRGSGPLLLVIPGGAGHPMGLDGAVARLSERFTVVTYDPLGLSRGPLDGPVGDQRVEAWSDRAHQLLDSLLPDGESACVFGSSSGGIVALDLLARYPERLRRVVAHEPPSIGVLPDAARQHTMITEVYEIHRTEGVAAATARLNAGLEGRSWEPGPRPASTAADGGESARSEQNMPDSRETQNTPMDIFLGRVLRPFTSHALDLDALKGLSSRLTLGAGSDSRGQLPYRTASLLADLSGSDFVEFPGGHLGVLQHPVAFADRLAEAL, encoded by the coding sequence ATGCGTGACAGGCACTACGACCAGCGCTACGACGGGCACTACGACGTGCGGGGCAGCGGGCCCCTGCTGCTGGTCATTCCCGGCGGGGCCGGTCACCCCATGGGGCTGGACGGCGCCGTCGCACGCCTTTCCGAGCGGTTCACCGTGGTGACGTACGACCCGCTCGGGCTGTCCCGCGGCCCGCTCGACGGGCCGGTCGGGGACCAGCGGGTGGAGGCGTGGAGCGACCGCGCCCACCAGCTGCTCGACTCCCTCCTCCCGGACGGCGAGTCCGCCTGCGTCTTCGGGAGCAGCTCCGGTGGGATCGTCGCCCTCGACCTGCTGGCCCGGTACCCGGAGCGGCTGCGGCGCGTGGTCGCGCACGAGCCGCCGAGCATCGGAGTGCTGCCGGACGCGGCCCGGCAGCACACGATGATCACAGAGGTGTACGAGATCCACCGTACGGAGGGGGTGGCGGCAGCGACGGCCAGGCTCAACGCCGGTCTGGAGGGCCGGAGTTGGGAGCCCGGTCCACGCCCCGCGTCTACTGCCGCCGACGGCGGCGAGAGCGCGCGGAGCGAGCAGAACATGCCGGACTCCCGAGAGACGCAGAACACGCCCATGGACATCTTCCTCGGCCGCGTCCTACGCCCTTTCACCTCCCATGCCCTGGATCTGGACGCCCTGAAGGGTCTGTCCTCCCGGCTCACGCTCGGTGCCGGAAGCGATTCACGGGGTCAACTCCCCTATCGCACGGCCTCGTTGCTCGCCGATCTCAGCGGCAGCGACTTCGTCGAGTTCCCCGGGGGTCACCTCGGCGTCCTCCAGCACCCGGTCGCCTTCGCGGACCGGCTGGCCGAGGCGCTCTGA